The following are from one region of the Etheostoma spectabile isolate EspeVRDwgs_2016 chromosome 15, UIUC_Espe_1.0, whole genome shotgun sequence genome:
- the fbf1 gene encoding fas-binding factor 1 homolog isoform X8: MATKLKSKPSKSSFGDEDLLDSLFDDKKLPVMGNATRRGLLNRTSATDNIFSMLAEEVKRDGGDTEDSDVSAADPNDILKNMKDMDDMDADLFASKKKPSSAPAQTKPFGSQGPKKDSSTLESKIKPEGVDEPGTEGRTPNSAPSSTAHKYKKYSFYDSGDDDDEYLGQTPYDKDLDDPLADLLDDSLPDETKPEPKSSIQQAVPEKSVPSPLASPILKTETSKAAKKRSDVTFDDDKDDLIDALGFDSDKNNPKKKETVLWSNKGRSETPQRPRTKLDDILESLTSPRLLERPPTGERKDQPQSQEKQQHEKTFSVKEPLLEGDLTFGSYQPTLGSTPEGRQSRRPSVRFSTDDVNPSTPEKKPKPTTPTRHRNSADWLGLKTKDDHAFSEDDAKETSAVSPKAPSSPLLERRPSLTGSHDTSAAKMPADTPALTENITKQTKPESSKSQQKEEEEEDDDWLAGALSRKKAMSVSNSQAKTSKQENFSALGEEMDLESSVSKQVISQAPRGREDTLTSVKETSSTFLGQPSPTAHSTPVRETRTKQAVPQQNTSTAVQQQVTLSADSLQQLLLQQQMMQSQLLCLGGVVDAGVPQRLKEREQQPGDYPVLQARIIQLEGQVKTLQLEREQSQMLLETVQQRHKQDMELMENTHKARVKLLEESAAQRETQARQDCEDLMERLATVTRLAEQERSELQTQYQRKLALAQQDRDREVERLRDLQRKSILEMKKDHEHQVQRLKKLKDEEIDAVTSATSQTRSLTMVIEQMEQFSSRLGDISSRVESTHEHTAHGLEQGTRHRDEQLRMMQDRLAQQQKAMAEERSYLKEIISRMDTQLNEQQRQLEKERWKITAEQAKAESTQRGLEGERHALSMQINMEREELERAKSALLEEQKSVMQHCAEERRKLAAEWAHFHAMEKQRHERAERDVSSLLEKREGSIISLAQEQADLKLHTAELKQKEMAAAQERETLERLREELDREKERISSTALRLLTRAQEVEAFSKLAAEKFEEGEVALQEAKRVEAEHEARLRNIHSQTERLRQQEQRILQERMRLSHLQKDTERLQLDTPMTSLAQMIPPILPDAGSVLPNPDLSSTLNIPPPTSFANSQSMALQASLALWKYTAEKDREYLRDEQIFLENLKKKSYRSPFNTD; this comes from the exons ATG GCTACAAAGTTGAAGAGCAAGCCATCCAAAA GTTCATTCGGAGATGAAGATTTGCTCGACAGCCTATTTGATGATAAAA AACTCCCAGTAATGGGGAATGCAACTCGCCGTGGACTACTGAATCG CACATCTGCCACAGATAACATCTTCAGTATGCTGGCCGAGGAGGTAAAGAGGGATGGTGGGGACACTGAG GACTCTGATGTCTCAGCAGCTGATCCCAATGACATACTGAAGAACATGAAG GATATGGATGATATGGATGCTGACCTTTTTGCATCAAAGAAAAAGCCCAGTTCAGCTCCTGCACAAACAAAGCCATTTGGCAGCCAAGGACCAAAGAAAGACTCGTCCACGttagaaagtaaaataaaaccagaGGGAGTAG ATGAACCCGGCACAGAAGGGAGGACGCCAAACTCTGCACCATCGTCTACAGCACATAAGTACAAGAAGTACAGCTTCTATG ACAgcggtgatgatgatgatgaatatcTTGGTCAGACACCTTACGATAAAG ATCTTGACGATCCCTTGGCGGATCTACTTGATGACTCGCTTCCAGATGAAACCAAGCCCGAACCTAAATCTAGCATACAGCAGGCCGTACCTGAAAAATCTGTGCCATCTCCTTTAGCATCACCTATCCTAAAGACTGAAACAT CTAAGGCAGCAAAAAAACGAAGTGATGTCACGTTTGACGACGATAAAGATGACCTCATAGACGCACTGGGATTTGACAGTGATAAAAACAATCCTAAGAAAAAAGAGACTGTGCTTTGGTCCAACAAGGGAAG GAGTGAGACCCCTCAGAGACCACGTACTAAACTCGATGACATTCTGGAGAGTTTGACTTCACCTCGTCTTCTGGAGCGACCTCCCACGGGCGAGAGGAAGGACCAGCCTCAGTCTCAAGAGAAGCAGCAACACGAGAAGACCTTCAGTGTGAAAG AACCACTTTTAGAAGGTGACCTCACATTTGGCTCCTATCAGCCCACGCTTGGATCCACGCCTGAGGGGCGCCAGTCCCGCAGACCGtctgtcag ATTTTCTACAGATGATGTCAATCCCTCTACCCCAGAGAAGAAACCAAAACCCACCACCCCCACAAGGCACCGCAACTCAGCTGACTGGCTAGGCCTCAAGACGAAAGACGACCACGCCTTTTCAGAGGATGATGCCAAAGAGACTTCAGCCGTGTCTCCAAAGGCTCCTTCCTCTCCTTTATTAGAGAGAAGACCCTCCCTGACTGGTAGTCATGACACGTCTGCTGCAAAAATGCCAGCAGACACCCCTGCCTTAACTGAAAATATCACCAAACAAACCAAGCCTGAGAGCTCTAAAAGCCagcagaaagaggaagaggaggaggatgatgattgGTTAGCAGGAGCCTTGAGCAGGAAGAAGGCTATGTCAGTGTCAAACTCTCAGGCAAAAACATCCAAGCAGGAAAACTTTTCAGCCCTGGGGGAAGAAATGGATCTGGAGTCGAGTGTTAG TAAACAAGTCATTTCACAAGCTCCCAGAGGCAGAGAGGATACACTTACATCTGTCAAGGAAACTAG CAGCACTTTCCTTGGTCAGCCCAGCCCCACTGCTCACTCCACTCCTGTCAGAGAGACGAGGACCAAGCAAG CCGTTCCACAGCAAAATACATCAACTGCTGTCCAACAACAG GTGACACTTTCAGCAGACAGTCTGCAGCAGCTGCTTCTACAACAGCAG ATGATGCAGTCTCAGTTGCTGTGTCTCGGGGGTGTTGTGGATGCAGGGGTCCCGCAGAGActcaaagagagagagcagcaacCTGGAGATTATCCAGTTTTACAGGCTCGCATCATCCAACTGGAGGGACAG GTGAAGACGTTGCAACTGGAGCGAGAGCAAAGCCAAATGTTGCTAGAGACTGTCCAGCAGCGACATAAACAGGATATGGAACTCATGGAGAACACACACAA GGCTCGTGTGAAGCTGCTTGAGGAATCGGCAGCCCAGAGGGAGACACAGGCACGGCAGGATTGTGAAGACCTAATGGAACGTCTGGCAACTGTAACACGATTAGCTGAGCAGGAACGCTCCGAGCTGCAGACTCAGTACCAGCGCAAACTGGCCCTAGCCCAGCAAGACAGAGACCGCGAGGTGGAGAGACTCAGAGACCTGCAGAG GAAATCTATCTTGGAGATGAAGAAAGACCACGAGCACCAGGTCCAGAGATTGAAGAAATTAAAGGACGAGGAGATTGATGCTGTTACAAGCGCAACATCTCAGACCAG gtCTCTTACAATGGTGATTGAGCAAATGGAGCAGTTCTCCTCTCGGCTGGGGGACATTTCTTCTCGGGTGGAGAGCACACATGAACATACGGCTCATGGCCTGGAGCAGGGGACACGGCACAGAGACGAGCAGCTTCGAA TGATGCAGGACCGTCTGGCCCAGCAGCAGAAAGCCATGGCGGAGGAGAGATCTTACCttaaggaaatcatttccaggATGGACACACAGCTCAATGAGCAGCAGAGACAGCTTGAGAAG GAGCGCTGGAAGATAACAGCAGAGCAGGCCAAGGCAGAGTCAACCCAAAGAGGCCTTGAGGGAGAGCGGCATGCCCTTAGTATGCAGATCAACATGGAAAGAGAGGAGCTGGAGAGAGCTAAG AGTGCACTACTGGAGGAGCAGAAGTCAGTGATGCAGCATTgtgcagaggagaggaggaagctGGCAGCTGAGTGGGCCCACTTCCATGCCATGGAGAAGCAAAGGCATGAGAGGGCTGAACGGGATGTCAGCAGTCTcttggagaagagagagggcTCCATCATCAGTCTGGCACAG GAACAAGCGGACTTAAAGCTTCACACTGCAGAGCTGAAACAGAAAGAGATGGCTGCTGCACAAgagagggaaactctggaaagaCTGAGAGAAGAactggacagagagaaagagagaataagCAGCACAGCCTTGAGACTCTTGACACGAGCCCAGGAGGTGGAGGCCTTTAGCAAG CTTGCTGCAGAGAAGTTTGAGGAAGGAGAAGTAGCGTTGCAGGAGGCAAAACGTGTGGAGGCTGAGCACGAGGCAAGGCTCAGAAATATCCACTCCCAGACAGAGCGGCTGAGGCAGCAAGAACAACGAATCCTTCAG GAGCGAATGCGATTAAGCCATCTGCAGAAGGACACAGAGAGGCTGCAACTAGACACTCCGATGACCTCTTTAGCACAAATGATTCCACCCATTTTACCAG ATGCAGGTTCAGTTTTGCCAAACCCCGATCTGTCGTCGACCCTGAACATTCCCCCTCCTACTTCATTTGCCAACTCGCAGTCCATGGCTCTACaggctagcctggctctgtggAAGTACACTGCAGAAAAG GACCGTGAATACCTCCGAGACGAGCAGATCTTTTTAGAGAATTTGAAGAAGAAATCTTACAGATCGCCTTTCAACACAGATTGA
- the fbf1 gene encoding fas-binding factor 1 homolog isoform X5 yields the protein MATKLKSKPSKSSFGDEDLLDSLFDDKKLPVMGNATRRGLLNRTSATDNIFSMLAEEVKRDGGDTEDSDVSAADPNDILKNMKDMDDMDADLFASKKKPSSAPAQTKPFGSQGPKKDSSTLESKIKPEGVDEPGTEGRTPNSAPSSTAHKYKKYSFYDSGDDDDEYLGQTPYDKDLDDPLADLLDDSLPDETKPEPKSSIQQAVPEKSVPSPLASPILKTETSKAAKKRSDVTFDDDKDDLIDALGFDSDKNNPKKKETVLWSNKGRSETPQRPRTKLDDILESLTSPRLLERPPTGERKDQPQSQEKQQHEKTFSVKEPLLEGDLTFGSYQPTLGSTPEGRQSRRPSVRFSTDDVNPSTPEKKPKPTTPTRHRNSADWLGLKTKDDHAFSEDDAKETSAVSPKAPSSPLLERRPSLTGSHDTSAAKMPADTPALTENITKQTKPESSKSQQKEEEEEDDDWLAGALSRKKAMSVSNSQAKTSKQENFSALGEEMDLESSVSKQVISQAPRGREDTLTSVKETSTFLGQPSPTAHSTPVRETRTKQGPFPVHAASISHTQPQPQSQPHHLPSNNGSGVQRGPSQLELLNPISTISPGSMWSVPQQNTSTAVQQQVTLSADSLQQLLLQQQMMQSQLLCLGGVVDAGVPQRLKEREQQPGDYPVLQARIIQLEGQVKTLQLEREQSQMLLETVQQRHKQDMELMENTHKARVKLLEESAAQRETQARQDCEDLMERLATVTRLAEQERSELQTQYQRKLALAQQDRDREVERLRDLQRKSILEMKKDHEHQVQRLKKLKDEEIDAVTSATSQTRSLTMVIEQMEQFSSRLGDISSRVESTHEHTAHGLEQGTRHRDEQLRMMQDRLAQQQKAMAEERSYLKEIISRMDTQLNEQQRQLEKERWKITAEQAKAESTQRGLEGERHALSMQINMEREELERAKSALLEEQKSVMQHCAEERRKLAAEWAHFHAMEKQRHERAERDVSSLLEKREGSIISLAQEQADLKLHTAELKQKEMAAAQERETLERLREELDREKERISSTALRLLTRAQEVEAFSKLAAEKFEEGEVALQEAKRVEAEHEARLRNIHSQTERLRQQEQRILQERMRLSHLQKDTERLQLDTPMTSLAQMIPPILPDAGSVLPNPDLSSTLNIPPPTSFANSQSMALQASLALWKYTAEKDREYLRDEQIFLENLKKKSYRSPFNTD from the exons ATG GCTACAAAGTTGAAGAGCAAGCCATCCAAAA GTTCATTCGGAGATGAAGATTTGCTCGACAGCCTATTTGATGATAAAA AACTCCCAGTAATGGGGAATGCAACTCGCCGTGGACTACTGAATCG CACATCTGCCACAGATAACATCTTCAGTATGCTGGCCGAGGAGGTAAAGAGGGATGGTGGGGACACTGAG GACTCTGATGTCTCAGCAGCTGATCCCAATGACATACTGAAGAACATGAAG GATATGGATGATATGGATGCTGACCTTTTTGCATCAAAGAAAAAGCCCAGTTCAGCTCCTGCACAAACAAAGCCATTTGGCAGCCAAGGACCAAAGAAAGACTCGTCCACGttagaaagtaaaataaaaccagaGGGAGTAG ATGAACCCGGCACAGAAGGGAGGACGCCAAACTCTGCACCATCGTCTACAGCACATAAGTACAAGAAGTACAGCTTCTATG ACAgcggtgatgatgatgatgaatatcTTGGTCAGACACCTTACGATAAAG ATCTTGACGATCCCTTGGCGGATCTACTTGATGACTCGCTTCCAGATGAAACCAAGCCCGAACCTAAATCTAGCATACAGCAGGCCGTACCTGAAAAATCTGTGCCATCTCCTTTAGCATCACCTATCCTAAAGACTGAAACAT CTAAGGCAGCAAAAAAACGAAGTGATGTCACGTTTGACGACGATAAAGATGACCTCATAGACGCACTGGGATTTGACAGTGATAAAAACAATCCTAAGAAAAAAGAGACTGTGCTTTGGTCCAACAAGGGAAG GAGTGAGACCCCTCAGAGACCACGTACTAAACTCGATGACATTCTGGAGAGTTTGACTTCACCTCGTCTTCTGGAGCGACCTCCCACGGGCGAGAGGAAGGACCAGCCTCAGTCTCAAGAGAAGCAGCAACACGAGAAGACCTTCAGTGTGAAAG AACCACTTTTAGAAGGTGACCTCACATTTGGCTCCTATCAGCCCACGCTTGGATCCACGCCTGAGGGGCGCCAGTCCCGCAGACCGtctgtcag ATTTTCTACAGATGATGTCAATCCCTCTACCCCAGAGAAGAAACCAAAACCCACCACCCCCACAAGGCACCGCAACTCAGCTGACTGGCTAGGCCTCAAGACGAAAGACGACCACGCCTTTTCAGAGGATGATGCCAAAGAGACTTCAGCCGTGTCTCCAAAGGCTCCTTCCTCTCCTTTATTAGAGAGAAGACCCTCCCTGACTGGTAGTCATGACACGTCTGCTGCAAAAATGCCAGCAGACACCCCTGCCTTAACTGAAAATATCACCAAACAAACCAAGCCTGAGAGCTCTAAAAGCCagcagaaagaggaagaggaggaggatgatgattgGTTAGCAGGAGCCTTGAGCAGGAAGAAGGCTATGTCAGTGTCAAACTCTCAGGCAAAAACATCCAAGCAGGAAAACTTTTCAGCCCTGGGGGAAGAAATGGATCTGGAGTCGAGTGTTAG TAAACAAGTCATTTCACAAGCTCCCAGAGGCAGAGAGGATACACTTACATCTGTCAAGGAAACTAG CACTTTCCTTGGTCAGCCCAGCCCCACTGCTCACTCCACTCCTGTCAGAGAGACGAGGACCAAGCAAG GTCCTTTCCCAGTCCATGCTGCTAGCATTAGCCACACCCAACCCCAGCCTCAGTCCCAACCTCATCACCTACCATCCAATAATGGATCCGGGGTGCAAAGAGGGCCCAGTCAGCTGGAGTTGCTCAACCCTATCTCTACTATATCACCTGGCTCAATGTGGT CCGTTCCACAGCAAAATACATCAACTGCTGTCCAACAACAG GTGACACTTTCAGCAGACAGTCTGCAGCAGCTGCTTCTACAACAGCAG ATGATGCAGTCTCAGTTGCTGTGTCTCGGGGGTGTTGTGGATGCAGGGGTCCCGCAGAGActcaaagagagagagcagcaacCTGGAGATTATCCAGTTTTACAGGCTCGCATCATCCAACTGGAGGGACAG GTGAAGACGTTGCAACTGGAGCGAGAGCAAAGCCAAATGTTGCTAGAGACTGTCCAGCAGCGACATAAACAGGATATGGAACTCATGGAGAACACACACAA GGCTCGTGTGAAGCTGCTTGAGGAATCGGCAGCCCAGAGGGAGACACAGGCACGGCAGGATTGTGAAGACCTAATGGAACGTCTGGCAACTGTAACACGATTAGCTGAGCAGGAACGCTCCGAGCTGCAGACTCAGTACCAGCGCAAACTGGCCCTAGCCCAGCAAGACAGAGACCGCGAGGTGGAGAGACTCAGAGACCTGCAGAG GAAATCTATCTTGGAGATGAAGAAAGACCACGAGCACCAGGTCCAGAGATTGAAGAAATTAAAGGACGAGGAGATTGATGCTGTTACAAGCGCAACATCTCAGACCAG gtCTCTTACAATGGTGATTGAGCAAATGGAGCAGTTCTCCTCTCGGCTGGGGGACATTTCTTCTCGGGTGGAGAGCACACATGAACATACGGCTCATGGCCTGGAGCAGGGGACACGGCACAGAGACGAGCAGCTTCGAA TGATGCAGGACCGTCTGGCCCAGCAGCAGAAAGCCATGGCGGAGGAGAGATCTTACCttaaggaaatcatttccaggATGGACACACAGCTCAATGAGCAGCAGAGACAGCTTGAGAAG GAGCGCTGGAAGATAACAGCAGAGCAGGCCAAGGCAGAGTCAACCCAAAGAGGCCTTGAGGGAGAGCGGCATGCCCTTAGTATGCAGATCAACATGGAAAGAGAGGAGCTGGAGAGAGCTAAG AGTGCACTACTGGAGGAGCAGAAGTCAGTGATGCAGCATTgtgcagaggagaggaggaagctGGCAGCTGAGTGGGCCCACTTCCATGCCATGGAGAAGCAAAGGCATGAGAGGGCTGAACGGGATGTCAGCAGTCTcttggagaagagagagggcTCCATCATCAGTCTGGCACAG GAACAAGCGGACTTAAAGCTTCACACTGCAGAGCTGAAACAGAAAGAGATGGCTGCTGCACAAgagagggaaactctggaaagaCTGAGAGAAGAactggacagagagaaagagagaataagCAGCACAGCCTTGAGACTCTTGACACGAGCCCAGGAGGTGGAGGCCTTTAGCAAG CTTGCTGCAGAGAAGTTTGAGGAAGGAGAAGTAGCGTTGCAGGAGGCAAAACGTGTGGAGGCTGAGCACGAGGCAAGGCTCAGAAATATCCACTCCCAGACAGAGCGGCTGAGGCAGCAAGAACAACGAATCCTTCAG GAGCGAATGCGATTAAGCCATCTGCAGAAGGACACAGAGAGGCTGCAACTAGACACTCCGATGACCTCTTTAGCACAAATGATTCCACCCATTTTACCAG ATGCAGGTTCAGTTTTGCCAAACCCCGATCTGTCGTCGACCCTGAACATTCCCCCTCCTACTTCATTTGCCAACTCGCAGTCCATGGCTCTACaggctagcctggctctgtggAAGTACACTGCAGAAAAG GACCGTGAATACCTCCGAGACGAGCAGATCTTTTTAGAGAATTTGAAGAAGAAATCTTACAGATCGCCTTTCAACACAGATTGA
- the fbf1 gene encoding fas-binding factor 1 homolog isoform X2: protein MATKLKSKPSKSSFGDEDLLDSLFDDKKLPVMGNATRRGLLNRTSATDNIFSMLAEEVKRDGGDTEDSDVSAADPNDILKNMKDMDDMDADLFASKKKPSSAPAQTKPFGSQGPKKDSSTLESKIKPEGVDEPGTEGRTPNSAPSSTAHKYKKYSFYDSGDDDDEYLGQTPYDKDLDDPLADLLDDSLPDETKPEPKSSIQQAVPEKSVPSPLASPILKTETSKAAKKRSDVTFDDDKDDLIDALGFDSDKNNPKKKETVLWSNKGRSETPQRPRTKLDDILESLTSPRLLERPPTGERKDQPQSQEKQQHEKTFSVKEPLLEGDLTFGSYQPTLGSTPEGRQSRRPSVRFSTDDVNPSTPEKKPKPTTPTRHRNSADWLGLKTKDDHAFSEDDAKETSAVSPKAPSSPLLERRPSLTGSHDTSAAKMPADTPALTENITKQTKPESSKSQQKEEEEEDDDWLAGALSRKKAMSVSNSQAKTSKQENFSALGEEMDLESSVSKQVISQAPRGREDTLTSVKETSTFLGQPSPTAHSTPVRETRTKQDCPLQLTGPFPVHAASISHTQPQPQSQPHHLPSNNGSGVQRGPSQLELLNPISTISPGSMWSVPQQNTSTAVQQQVTLSADSLQQLLLQQQMMQSQLLCLGGVVDAGVPQRLKEREQQPGDYPVLQARIIQLEGQVKTLQLEREQSQMLLETVQQRHKQDMELMENTHKARVKLLEESAAQRETQARQDCEDLMERLATVTRLAEQERSELQTQYQRKLALAQQDRDREVERLRDLQRKSILEMKKDHEHQVQRLKKLKDEEIDAVTSATSQTRSLTMVIEQMEQFSSRLGDISSRVESTHEHTAHGLEQGTRHRDEQLRMMQDRLAQQQKAMAEERSYLKEIISRMDTQLNEQQRQLEKERWKITAEQAKAESTQRGLEGERHALSMQINMEREELERAKSALLEEQKSVMQHCAEERRKLAAEWAHFHAMEKQRHERAERDVSSLLEKREGSIISLAQEQADLKLHTAELKQKEMAAAQERETLERLREELDREKERISSTALRLLTRAQEVEAFSKLAAEKFEEGEVALQEAKRVEAEHEARLRNIHSQTERLRQQEQRILQERMRLSHLQKDTERLQLDTPMTSLAQMIPPILPDAGSVLPNPDLSSTLNIPPPTSFANSQSMALQASLALWKYTAEKDREYLRDEQIFLENLKKKSYRSPFNTD from the exons ATG GCTACAAAGTTGAAGAGCAAGCCATCCAAAA GTTCATTCGGAGATGAAGATTTGCTCGACAGCCTATTTGATGATAAAA AACTCCCAGTAATGGGGAATGCAACTCGCCGTGGACTACTGAATCG CACATCTGCCACAGATAACATCTTCAGTATGCTGGCCGAGGAGGTAAAGAGGGATGGTGGGGACACTGAG GACTCTGATGTCTCAGCAGCTGATCCCAATGACATACTGAAGAACATGAAG GATATGGATGATATGGATGCTGACCTTTTTGCATCAAAGAAAAAGCCCAGTTCAGCTCCTGCACAAACAAAGCCATTTGGCAGCCAAGGACCAAAGAAAGACTCGTCCACGttagaaagtaaaataaaaccagaGGGAGTAG ATGAACCCGGCACAGAAGGGAGGACGCCAAACTCTGCACCATCGTCTACAGCACATAAGTACAAGAAGTACAGCTTCTATG ACAgcggtgatgatgatgatgaatatcTTGGTCAGACACCTTACGATAAAG ATCTTGACGATCCCTTGGCGGATCTACTTGATGACTCGCTTCCAGATGAAACCAAGCCCGAACCTAAATCTAGCATACAGCAGGCCGTACCTGAAAAATCTGTGCCATCTCCTTTAGCATCACCTATCCTAAAGACTGAAACAT CTAAGGCAGCAAAAAAACGAAGTGATGTCACGTTTGACGACGATAAAGATGACCTCATAGACGCACTGGGATTTGACAGTGATAAAAACAATCCTAAGAAAAAAGAGACTGTGCTTTGGTCCAACAAGGGAAG GAGTGAGACCCCTCAGAGACCACGTACTAAACTCGATGACATTCTGGAGAGTTTGACTTCACCTCGTCTTCTGGAGCGACCTCCCACGGGCGAGAGGAAGGACCAGCCTCAGTCTCAAGAGAAGCAGCAACACGAGAAGACCTTCAGTGTGAAAG AACCACTTTTAGAAGGTGACCTCACATTTGGCTCCTATCAGCCCACGCTTGGATCCACGCCTGAGGGGCGCCAGTCCCGCAGACCGtctgtcag ATTTTCTACAGATGATGTCAATCCCTCTACCCCAGAGAAGAAACCAAAACCCACCACCCCCACAAGGCACCGCAACTCAGCTGACTGGCTAGGCCTCAAGACGAAAGACGACCACGCCTTTTCAGAGGATGATGCCAAAGAGACTTCAGCCGTGTCTCCAAAGGCTCCTTCCTCTCCTTTATTAGAGAGAAGACCCTCCCTGACTGGTAGTCATGACACGTCTGCTGCAAAAATGCCAGCAGACACCCCTGCCTTAACTGAAAATATCACCAAACAAACCAAGCCTGAGAGCTCTAAAAGCCagcagaaagaggaagaggaggaggatgatgattgGTTAGCAGGAGCCTTGAGCAGGAAGAAGGCTATGTCAGTGTCAAACTCTCAGGCAAAAACATCCAAGCAGGAAAACTTTTCAGCCCTGGGGGAAGAAATGGATCTGGAGTCGAGTGTTAG TAAACAAGTCATTTCACAAGCTCCCAGAGGCAGAGAGGATACACTTACATCTGTCAAGGAAACTAG CACTTTCCTTGGTCAGCCCAGCCCCACTGCTCACTCCACTCCTGTCAGAGAGACGAGGACCAAGCAAG ATTGCCCTCTTCAACTTACAGGTCCTTTCCCAGTCCATGCTGCTAGCATTAGCCACACCCAACCCCAGCCTCAGTCCCAACCTCATCACCTACCATCCAATAATGGATCCGGGGTGCAAAGAGGGCCCAGTCAGCTGGAGTTGCTCAACCCTATCTCTACTATATCACCTGGCTCAATGTGGT CCGTTCCACAGCAAAATACATCAACTGCTGTCCAACAACAG GTGACACTTTCAGCAGACAGTCTGCAGCAGCTGCTTCTACAACAGCAG ATGATGCAGTCTCAGTTGCTGTGTCTCGGGGGTGTTGTGGATGCAGGGGTCCCGCAGAGActcaaagagagagagcagcaacCTGGAGATTATCCAGTTTTACAGGCTCGCATCATCCAACTGGAGGGACAG GTGAAGACGTTGCAACTGGAGCGAGAGCAAAGCCAAATGTTGCTAGAGACTGTCCAGCAGCGACATAAACAGGATATGGAACTCATGGAGAACACACACAA GGCTCGTGTGAAGCTGCTTGAGGAATCGGCAGCCCAGAGGGAGACACAGGCACGGCAGGATTGTGAAGACCTAATGGAACGTCTGGCAACTGTAACACGATTAGCTGAGCAGGAACGCTCCGAGCTGCAGACTCAGTACCAGCGCAAACTGGCCCTAGCCCAGCAAGACAGAGACCGCGAGGTGGAGAGACTCAGAGACCTGCAGAG GAAATCTATCTTGGAGATGAAGAAAGACCACGAGCACCAGGTCCAGAGATTGAAGAAATTAAAGGACGAGGAGATTGATGCTGTTACAAGCGCAACATCTCAGACCAG gtCTCTTACAATGGTGATTGAGCAAATGGAGCAGTTCTCCTCTCGGCTGGGGGACATTTCTTCTCGGGTGGAGAGCACACATGAACATACGGCTCATGGCCTGGAGCAGGGGACACGGCACAGAGACGAGCAGCTTCGAA TGATGCAGGACCGTCTGGCCCAGCAGCAGAAAGCCATGGCGGAGGAGAGATCTTACCttaaggaaatcatttccaggATGGACACACAGCTCAATGAGCAGCAGAGACAGCTTGAGAAG GAGCGCTGGAAGATAACAGCAGAGCAGGCCAAGGCAGAGTCAACCCAAAGAGGCCTTGAGGGAGAGCGGCATGCCCTTAGTATGCAGATCAACATGGAAAGAGAGGAGCTGGAGAGAGCTAAG AGTGCACTACTGGAGGAGCAGAAGTCAGTGATGCAGCATTgtgcagaggagaggaggaagctGGCAGCTGAGTGGGCCCACTTCCATGCCATGGAGAAGCAAAGGCATGAGAGGGCTGAACGGGATGTCAGCAGTCTcttggagaagagagagggcTCCATCATCAGTCTGGCACAG GAACAAGCGGACTTAAAGCTTCACACTGCAGAGCTGAAACAGAAAGAGATGGCTGCTGCACAAgagagggaaactctggaaagaCTGAGAGAAGAactggacagagagaaagagagaataagCAGCACAGCCTTGAGACTCTTGACACGAGCCCAGGAGGTGGAGGCCTTTAGCAAG CTTGCTGCAGAGAAGTTTGAGGAAGGAGAAGTAGCGTTGCAGGAGGCAAAACGTGTGGAGGCTGAGCACGAGGCAAGGCTCAGAAATATCCACTCCCAGACAGAGCGGCTGAGGCAGCAAGAACAACGAATCCTTCAG GAGCGAATGCGATTAAGCCATCTGCAGAAGGACACAGAGAGGCTGCAACTAGACACTCCGATGACCTCTTTAGCACAAATGATTCCACCCATTTTACCAG ATGCAGGTTCAGTTTTGCCAAACCCCGATCTGTCGTCGACCCTGAACATTCCCCCTCCTACTTCATTTGCCAACTCGCAGTCCATGGCTCTACaggctagcctggctctgtggAAGTACACTGCAGAAAAG GACCGTGAATACCTCCGAGACGAGCAGATCTTTTTAGAGAATTTGAAGAAGAAATCTTACAGATCGCCTTTCAACACAGATTGA